One genomic window of Methanoculleus horonobensis includes the following:
- a CDS encoding B12-binding domain-containing radical SAM protein: MKILLINVALRPKSPVKFLPLGLAYIGTALKNAGFTFDLLDVDAYRYSDDEIRAFLAKNHYDVILMGCIITGYKTIKEYARMIREFYPDSIIIAGNSVADSIPDILLSKTETNIAVIGEGDITIVELLDALENGKALATVQGIVFKTRDSKIYRTPDRPPIKNLSEIPIIDYSMWDMEAYIEGYRNSLNEPTPLPRSEIRGIAVNTARGCVNRCTFCYHVFRNVPYRHRPWKHVIEEVRHLIENYRINYIGFHDELTFSSKHSVREFIEAVKGSGLHFFWTADCRGNLFTLEEDLELLQTLKEIGCVGMGYSLESSCPEILAAMNKNMTPEQFTFQTSLFIKAGIPAWTSLVFGFPQETPETIKSTIDCCIQNGIYPSAGYLLPFPGSEMYQHAIDRGIIDKDDEEEYLLKLGDRQDLRVNLTTMSDTLFQKVLNDELQRCNKELKIGLLDQQLTKTQYYRSPKERGPVKKI, from the coding sequence ATGAAAATATTGTTGATTAATGTCGCGCTCAGGCCTAAATCGCCTGTAAAATTCCTCCCGCTCGGCCTTGCATATATCGGCACTGCATTGAAAAATGCCGGGTTCACTTTTGATCTTCTTGATGTTGATGCGTATAGATACAGTGACGATGAAATTCGTGCCTTTCTTGCAAAGAACCATTATGATGTCATTCTGATGGGGTGTATCATAACTGGGTACAAAACGATCAAGGAATATGCAAGAATGATACGTGAATTTTACCCTGATTCCATAATTATCGCGGGTAATTCCGTTGCCGATTCAATACCGGATATATTGCTTAGCAAAACAGAAACGAACATTGCGGTCATCGGAGAAGGTGACATCACAATTGTCGAATTGCTGGATGCCTTGGAAAACGGCAAGGCCCTTGCCACGGTACAGGGAATCGTTTTTAAGACCCGCGATTCAAAAATATACAGAACACCAGACCGCCCCCCAATAAAGAACCTTTCAGAAATTCCAATCATAGATTATTCAATGTGGGATATGGAGGCATACATCGAGGGGTATCGCAACTCCCTCAATGAACCAACTCCCCTCCCTCGTAGCGAGATCCGGGGCATCGCGGTGAATACTGCGCGGGGATGCGTGAACCGGTGTACCTTTTGTTACCATGTCTTCCGGAACGTTCCATACCGCCACCGCCCTTGGAAACACGTCATTGAAGAAGTACGCCATTTAATTGAAAATTACCGAATAAACTATATTGGATTCCACGATGAGTTGACGTTCTCATCAAAACATTCGGTCAGGGAGTTTATCGAGGCGGTGAAGGGGTCTGGATTGCATTTCTTCTGGACCGCAGACTGCCGCGGGAATCTTTTTACTCTTGAAGAGGACCTCGAGTTGTTACAGACATTGAAGGAGATCGGCTGCGTGGGCATGGGATATTCACTGGAATCTTCCTGTCCAGAAATACTGGCCGCTATGAACAAAAATATGACCCCAGAGCAGTTCACTTTCCAGACGAGTCTCTTCATCAAAGCGGGAATTCCTGCCTGGACAAGCCTTGTATTTGGTTTCCCCCAGGAAACCCCGGAAACAATAAAAAGCACGATAGATTGCTGTATCCAGAATGGGATTTACCCCTCTGCAGGATACCTGTTGCCATTTCCTGGTTCAGAGATGTACCAACACGCAATAGATAGGGGAATTATCGATAAAGACGACGAAGAAGAGTATTTGCTCAAACTCGGAGACCGCCAAGATCTCAGGGTTAACCTTACCACGATGTCGGATACGCTCTTTCAAAAAGTGCTGAATGACGAGTTGCAGCGGTGCAACAAGGAACTGAAAATAGGGTTGCTAGACCAGCAGTTGACTAAAACACAGTATTATCGATCCCCAAAGGAGAGGGGACCGGTTAAAAAGATCTGA
- a CDS encoding DUF4277 domain-containing protein — protein sequence MPSPSRFLEDITINRLLGAGTTPDHLNDSVLGRTLVRSPLMIWSNSSTRSSCAGAPGGVHRDGPSDIRDMR from the coding sequence ATCCCTTCTCCATCTCGATTTCTCGAGGATATCACTATCAACAGACTCCTAGGAGCAGGGACCACTCCCGACCATCTTAACGATAGTGTCCTAGGTAGAACGCTCGTGCGATCACCGCTCATGATCTGGTCGAACTCTTCAACAAGATCGTCATGTGCTGGAGCACCTGGGGGTGTGCATAGAGATGGCCCGAGTGATATACGAGATATGCGGTGA
- a CDS encoding glycosyltransferase family 4 protein, with product MLTSTHGPNDGRIFQKEAKSLAKEHEVTIVAPASESGSTTVDGINIVTVKRPDSIVLHPLTLLRLLRACFAQDADVYHCHEPDGLLIGVLAKYLKGKQVVYDIHEHWPSEIPYDIGIRCGTLVQRTLSAVISIVEIALVRRADATFAVSKSVAARFKAKGLEPTILSNYSIADLDIPYDPNRSGRKLMFMAGNLQSFHGVGECIQAVSRIRERYPDVSLTLVGNVRENLYECIHESDHNKFITTTGFLPYRAMYERLNEGTAGLLVFQPTYYNISIGLPNKLFDYMLLGLPVIASDLPEIRNVVGKADCGILVDPVSVDDIADAISYLFEHPEEARRMGANGRKAVLERYNWSAMEAELLQTYRNLDSVRSKSA from the coding sequence ATGCTCACATCAACCCACGGACCAAATGACGGTCGAATATTCCAGAAAGAAGCGAAGAGCCTTGCGAAGGAGCATGAGGTCACGATCGTTGCTCCTGCAAGCGAGAGCGGCAGCACCACCGTCGACGGCATCAATATCGTCACCGTGAAGCGACCAGACTCCATCGTCCTCCACCCCCTCACGCTTCTCCGGCTCCTCCGGGCATGCTTTGCGCAGGATGCCGACGTCTACCACTGCCATGAACCGGACGGCCTCCTCATCGGGGTCCTTGCAAAGTATCTCAAAGGGAAGCAGGTCGTCTACGACATCCACGAGCACTGGCCGAGCGAGATCCCGTATGATATCGGAATCCGGTGCGGTACGCTGGTGCAGAGAACGCTGTCTGCAGTCATTTCAATCGTGGAGATCGCGCTGGTGCGCCGGGCAGATGCTACATTTGCCGTAAGCAAGAGCGTTGCCGCCCGGTTCAAGGCGAAGGGGCTTGAGCCGACCATTCTCTCGAACTACTCCATCGCCGACCTCGATATCCCTTATGACCCCAACCGGAGCGGCCGGAAACTCATGTTCATGGCAGGAAACCTGCAGTCGTTCCACGGGGTCGGCGAATGCATCCAAGCGGTGTCCCGGATCAGGGAACGTTATCCCGATGTATCCCTCACGCTCGTCGGAAACGTTCGGGAGAATCTTTACGAATGTATTCACGAGTCCGACCATAACAAGTTCATCACCACAACTGGATTCCTCCCCTACAGGGCGATGTACGAGAGACTGAACGAAGGCACCGCGGGCCTCCTGGTCTTCCAGCCGACGTACTACAATATCTCCATCGGTCTGCCGAACAAGCTCTTCGACTACATGCTCCTCGGGCTCCCGGTCATCGCTAGCGACCTGCCGGAGATCCGAAACGTCGTCGGCAAAGCGGACTGCGGCATTCTCGTCGATCCGGTGAGCGTGGACGATATCGCCGACGCAATCTCCTATCTCTTCGAGCACCCGGAAGAGGCGCGGAGAATGGGGGCGAACGGGAGGAAAGCGGTTCTTGAGAGGTATAACTGGTCCGCGATGGAGGCAGAACTCCTGCAGACATACCGGAATCTTGACAGCGTACGCTCCAAATCAGCATGA
- a CDS encoding HAD family hydrolase, producing the protein MLTTLILDFDGVIVESLPLKTAAFRKIFSFAPPGHLDEIIAFHLENGGMSRYDKFRHIYANILHEELTPEQEERLAGEYVEQIFEAMLTVQYVRGAEDLLHDCSRRLPLYVVSATPEGEMQEIARRRDLTKYFVWIYGSPKTKAECIREILAETGAAPEEALFVGDAPNDWDAARATSVRFVARIPPGDPNRFVGRPGVEGIVENLHELREYLRGNICSSRSRTP; encoded by the coding sequence ATGCTCACCACCCTCATCCTCGACTTCGACGGCGTCATCGTCGAATCCCTCCCCTTAAAGACCGCAGCGTTCAGAAAGATCTTCTCCTTCGCGCCCCCCGGGCACCTCGATGAAATCATCGCCTTCCACCTCGAGAACGGCGGGATGTCCCGGTACGACAAGTTCCGCCACATCTACGCAAACATCCTCCACGAAGAACTCACCCCCGAGCAGGAGGAGCGGCTCGCGGGCGAGTACGTTGAACAGATCTTCGAGGCCATGCTCACCGTCCAGTACGTCCGGGGGGCGGAAGATCTCCTCCATGACTGCTCCCGGCGGCTCCCGCTCTACGTCGTCTCCGCGACTCCGGAGGGCGAGATGCAGGAGATCGCCCGCCGCCGGGATCTCACGAAATACTTCGTCTGGATCTACGGCTCGCCGAAGACGAAGGCCGAATGCATCAGGGAGATCCTCGCCGAGACCGGCGCCGCGCCGGAAGAGGCCCTCTTCGTCGGCGATGCCCCGAACGACTGGGACGCAGCCCGCGCGACCTCTGTTCGGTTCGTCGCGAGGATCCCGCCCGGCGACCCGAACCGGTTTGTCGGCCGGCCGGGGGTGGAGGGGATCGTGGAGAACCTTCATGAACTCCGGGAGTATCTACGGGGGAACATATGCTCATCCCGATCTCGTACCCCCTGA
- a CDS encoding cyclase family protein — protein sequence MLIPISYPLNRAAPLYPGTEPLAITRTKSFEKGDSEEKSRIEFSSHAGTHIDLPRHFCPGGGSVRSLLAPEAVFEPARCIAIPKTGAEPIRIYDLLEHIDAIRTSRALFIRTGSGRVRESDPDAYAREHPWVHHEVPGFLRTENPALRLFGIDTISIAVPAEPEEGAEAHRGFLCGSPHIFLLEDVDLSYGRLLEEPWTLRLYPTVFDDIEGVPVVALAEFE from the coding sequence ATGCTCATCCCGATCTCGTACCCCCTGAACCGGGCGGCGCCCCTCTACCCCGGAACGGAACCGCTCGCGATCACCCGCACGAAATCCTTCGAGAAGGGCGATAGCGAGGAGAAGAGCCGGATCGAGTTCTCCAGCCACGCCGGGACGCACATCGACCTCCCCCGGCACTTCTGCCCGGGCGGGGGCTCGGTCAGGTCCCTCCTTGCCCCGGAGGCGGTCTTTGAGCCCGCGCGGTGCATCGCGATCCCGAAGACCGGGGCGGAACCGATCCGGATCTACGACCTCCTCGAACATATCGACGCGATCCGGACCTCGCGCGCGCTCTTCATCAGGACCGGGAGCGGCCGGGTCCGGGAGAGCGACCCGGACGCCTACGCAAGGGAGCACCCCTGGGTGCACCACGAGGTCCCGGGCTTTCTCCGCACGGAGAACCCGGCACTCCGGCTGTTTGGGATCGACACCATCTCCATCGCCGTCCCGGCAGAACCGGAGGAGGGTGCGGAGGCCCACCGCGGGTTCCTCTGCGGATCGCCGCATATCTTCCTGCTCGAAGACGTGGACCTCTCCTACGGCCGGTTGCTCGAAGAGCCCTGGACCCTGCGGCTCTACCCGACGGTCTTCGACGATATCGAGGGGGTGCCGGTGGTGGCGCTCGCGGAGTTTGAGTGA
- a CDS encoding nucleotidyltransferase family protein, with product MQSREEIFATLQRLKGEIAARFSVSRIGIFGSVARGEQTEASDIDILVEFSRPIGFFTFLELEEFLSLNLGAPVDLVTSDALKPIIRERVTAEVAYA from the coding sequence ATGCAGTCACGGGAAGAAATATTTGCAACCCTGCAGCGCCTCAAAGGAGAGATCGCCGCACGTTTCTCGGTCAGCCGGATCGGCATCTTCGGCTCGGTCGCCCGTGGCGAGCAGACCGAGGCGAGCGATATCGACATCCTCGTCGAGTTCTCCCGGCCGATCGGGTTCTTCACCTTCCTCGAACTTGAAGAGTTTCTTTCACTAAATCTCGGCGCCCCCGTCGATCTGGTGACATCCGATGCCCTGAAACCCATCATACGGGAGCGGGTGACTGCCGAGGTCGCTTATGCCTGA
- a CDS encoding HepT-like ribonuclease domain-containing protein — MPERSEIRLLCSDIDEAVERILQYTSKTTYREFIDDIRTQDAVIRNLEILGEAVKNLPPRFTERYPEIPWRFIAGMRDKLIHHYFGVSIEIVWETVQSDIPVLQEWLKRLDEEQ, encoded by the coding sequence ATGCCTGAACGGTCGGAGATCCGCCTTCTCTGCAGTGATATTGATGAGGCTGTCGAGCGCATCCTGCAGTACACTTCAAAGACGACATACAGGGAGTTCATCGATGACATCAGGACGCAGGATGCAGTTATAAGGAATCTGGAGATCCTCGGGGAAGCAGTCAAAAATCTCCCACCCCGATTTACGGAGCGGTATCCCGAGATCCCATGGCGGTTCATCGCGGGTATGCGGGACAAACTCATCCACCACTATTTTGGCGTCAGTATCGAGATCGTCTGGGAGACAGTGCAGTCCGATATACCTGTGCTCCAGGAGTGGCTGAAGAGACTGGATGAAGAGCAATAA
- the hcp gene encoding hydroxylamine reductase: MFCNQCEETAKGHGCTVRGVCGKEGETAGLQDVLIYTLKGLSVRNLAAMKKGGGNPEAGRFVAESLFATLTNVNFDPTRFESAIQEAARIRDALPPAGSTEPAACTWAPASPAAIAAKAEEIVAARETVDTDLLSLRDLLVYGLKGVGAYYHHAAVLGYEDAEITAFMQEGLAATLEDLSVEEMVGYVLKCGEVGVKVLALLDTANTTVYGTPAITTVGTAAGTRPGILVTGHDLKDLADLLEQTRGAGVDVYTHGEMLPAHAYPGLAKYDHLVGNYGGSWPFQREEFERFNGPVLVTTNCLVPPKDSYRDRVYTTGLVGFAGLKHIGASPDGKKDFSTLIEHAKRCEPPADLSRGDLITGCAHAPVLAIAETVIDAVKSGAVKRFLVMAGCDGRYSGRDYYTRFAKALPADTIILTAGCAKYRYNSLGLGDIGGIPRVLDAGQCNDCYSLVVIAQALAEAFGVGINELPISYNIAWYEQKAVLVLLSLLSLGVKDITLGPRLPGFVSPGVLNVLVENFGINGITTVEEDLERMVPGN, encoded by the coding sequence ATGTTCTGCAATCAGTGTGAAGAGACGGCAAAGGGCCATGGCTGCACCGTGCGCGGTGTCTGCGGCAAAGAGGGAGAGACCGCGGGACTCCAGGACGTCCTGATCTACACCCTCAAGGGGCTCTCGGTACGGAACCTCGCGGCGATGAAGAAGGGCGGTGGGAACCCGGAGGCAGGGAGGTTCGTCGCGGAGAGCCTCTTTGCGACCCTGACCAACGTGAACTTCGACCCCACGCGGTTCGAGAGCGCGATCCAGGAGGCGGCCCGTATCCGCGACGCCCTCCCCCCCGCCGGGAGCACCGAGCCTGCGGCCTGCACCTGGGCGCCGGCAAGCCCGGCGGCTATCGCGGCAAAGGCAGAGGAGATCGTCGCCGCCCGCGAGACCGTGGACACCGACCTCCTGTCGCTCCGCGATCTCCTGGTCTACGGGCTCAAAGGGGTCGGCGCCTACTACCATCACGCCGCCGTCCTCGGCTACGAGGATGCGGAGATCACGGCTTTCATGCAGGAGGGTCTCGCCGCCACGCTCGAGGACCTCTCCGTCGAAGAGATGGTCGGCTACGTCTTGAAGTGCGGCGAAGTCGGCGTGAAGGTCCTCGCCCTCCTCGACACGGCGAACACCACGGTCTACGGGACGCCGGCGATCACGACGGTCGGCACCGCCGCAGGCACCCGCCCCGGCATCCTGGTCACCGGCCACGACCTCAAGGACCTCGCCGACCTCCTCGAACAGACACGCGGAGCGGGCGTGGACGTCTACACCCACGGCGAGATGCTCCCCGCGCACGCCTACCCGGGCCTTGCGAAGTACGACCACCTCGTCGGGAACTACGGCGGCTCCTGGCCGTTCCAGCGGGAGGAGTTCGAGCGGTTCAACGGCCCGGTCCTGGTCACGACGAACTGCCTCGTTCCCCCGAAGGACTCCTACCGCGACCGGGTCTACACCACCGGGCTCGTTGGATTTGCGGGGTTAAAGCACATCGGTGCGTCTCCTGACGGAAAGAAGGACTTCTCGACCCTGATCGAGCACGCGAAGCGCTGCGAACCCCCGGCGGACCTCTCCCGAGGCGACCTGATCACCGGGTGCGCCCACGCCCCGGTCCTCGCGATAGCCGAGACCGTCATCGATGCGGTGAAGTCCGGCGCCGTCAAGCGGTTCCTCGTGATGGCGGGCTGCGACGGCCGGTACAGCGGACGGGACTACTACACCCGGTTCGCGAAGGCTCTCCCGGCGGATACGATCATCCTCACCGCAGGGTGCGCGAAGTACCGCTACAACAGCCTCGGCCTCGGCGATATCGGCGGCATCCCCCGCGTCCTCGACGCCGGCCAGTGCAACGACTGCTACTCGCTCGTGGTCATCGCCCAGGCCCTCGCGGAAGCGTTCGGCGTCGGGATCAACGAACTCCCGATCTCCTACAACATCGCCTGGTACGAGCAGAAGGCGGTGCTGGTTCTCCTCAGCCTCCTCTCGCTCGGCGTCAAGGATATCACCCTCGGCCCCCGCCTCCCGGGCTTCGTCTCGCCCGGTGTCCTGAACGTACTCGTCGAGAACTTCGGGATCAACGGGATAACGACGGTCGAGGAGGACCTCGAGCGGATGGTGCCGGGGAACTGA
- a CDS encoding winged helix-turn-helix transcriptional regulator, whose translation MQSVCTVNQTVKYLGKKWMLLIILELYKGEDYTLRFTEVKERLPGITAKVLSARLKELEEEGLVEKHVDAGTVPVRSEYTLTASGLGLVEVIKDIKRWALRWKIENRACGAQDCHDCVL comes from the coding sequence ATGCAGAGCGTCTGCACGGTCAATCAGACCGTCAAGTACCTCGGGAAGAAGTGGATGCTCCTGATCATCCTCGAACTCTACAAGGGGGAGGATTACACCCTCCGGTTCACGGAGGTGAAGGAGCGGCTCCCGGGGATCACGGCGAAGGTCCTCTCGGCCCGACTGAAGGAACTCGAGGAGGAGGGTCTCGTCGAGAAGCACGTGGATGCCGGGACCGTCCCCGTCAGGAGCGAGTACACCCTCACGGCAAGCGGGCTTGGACTCGTCGAGGTGATCAAGGACATCAAGCGGTGGGCGCTCCGGTGGAAGATCGAGAACCGGGCATGCGGGGCGCAGGACTGTCACGACTGCGTGCTTTAA
- a CDS encoding ATP-binding protein has product MDERLQIALESQNPWWFGKEFETGVERLSFFPLLKQYLDAPEVLLLVGARRTGKSTLVYQIISSLLRRGVPGRAILFITMDEPLLLSMADDPWLIRRIVEDHLARHPELERLYLCIDEVQHYPAWVPTIKTLYDTTSRVKCILTGSTSSLLRQESSRLLSGRCFSCYVYPLSFPEFLRFQGILNPTIIEKRHHFETYLKYGGFPRVVLEKDSDLKIQILKNYYETIYLKDIIYPNSLRKNSEIVDLLYYLISNAGNATSYNQIARTLNIAPDTVREYIEYAENAFLLYPLMKFDYSAKKQVANPKKIYFVDPGLINAVAFAFSENRGRLLENIVFIALMKKYGDIFYHRDRYECDFLVRSGRTIVLAIQVTQSLQDDVTRHREIRGLVEAMDAHGLDEGTVVTASESAETTVDGRTVHIVSIAEWLDEL; this is encoded by the coding sequence ATGGACGAGAGGCTGCAGATCGCACTCGAGAGCCAGAACCCCTGGTGGTTTGGAAAAGAGTTTGAAACTGGCGTTGAACGACTTTCATTCTTTCCTCTCCTGAAACAGTATCTTGATGCACCTGAGGTGCTCCTCCTTGTCGGTGCACGCAGGACCGGGAAGTCGACGCTGGTGTACCAGATCATCAGTTCCCTTCTCAGAAGGGGTGTGCCCGGCAGGGCCATCCTCTTCATCACCATGGACGAACCCCTCCTCCTCTCGATGGCAGACGATCCCTGGCTGATCCGTCGCATCGTCGAGGACCATCTCGCCCGCCACCCCGAACTTGAACGGCTCTATCTCTGCATCGACGAGGTTCAGCACTATCCCGCCTGGGTGCCCACCATCAAGACTCTCTATGACACAACGAGCAGGGTCAAATGTATCCTGACCGGCTCCACATCCTCGCTGCTCAGGCAGGAGAGTAGCCGCCTCCTATCGGGCAGGTGTTTTTCCTGCTATGTGTACCCACTCTCTTTCCCTGAGTTTCTTCGTTTTCAGGGTATTCTGAACCCGACAATCATCGAGAAGAGGCATCATTTTGAGACCTACCTGAAATACGGTGGTTTCCCCCGTGTGGTCCTCGAAAAGGACAGTGACCTGAAGATACAGATACTCAAAAACTACTATGAAACGATCTATCTCAAGGATATCATCTATCCGAACAGTTTGAGGAAGAACAGCGAGATTGTAGACCTGCTCTATTATCTTATATCAAATGCCGGGAACGCCACCTCGTACAACCAGATTGCCAGGACCCTCAACATCGCACCGGATACCGTGAGAGAGTACATCGAGTACGCCGAGAATGCGTTCCTCCTGTATCCCCTGATGAAATTTGATTATTCTGCAAAAAAACAGGTTGCAAACCCTAAAAAGATTTATTTCGTGGATCCCGGCCTGATAAATGCCGTTGCATTTGCATTCTCCGAAAATCGTGGGAGACTCCTGGAAAACATTGTCTTTATTGCCCTGATGAAGAAGTATGGCGATATCTTCTACCACCGGGACCGCTACGAGTGCGACTTCCTGGTAAGGTCTGGCCGGACGATCGTCCTGGCCATCCAGGTGACGCAGTCCCTGCAGGATGACGTTACGAGGCACCGGGAGATACGGGGGCTTGTCGAGGCGATGGATGCACATGGCCTTGATGAGGGGACGGTCGTCACTGCGTCGGAGTCAGCGGAGACAACCGTCGACGGTCGGACAGTTCACATCGTCTCGATCGCTGAATGGCTGGATGAGTTGTGA
- a CDS encoding DUF6398 domain-containing protein: protein MREITRLTGIDPDNEETWKEISNQIRNEPLVLDVNELRTTTIFTLCEVFCDRFENGAILDHCRETIEKLHDHPATPLVRGDAPLWGAAIVYAACQNADLIRPGKGGSPIAR, encoded by the coding sequence ATGAGAGAGATCACAAGGCTGACCGGAATAGACCCGGATAATGAAGAGACCTGGAAAGAGATCTCCAACCAGATCAGGAATGAACCGCTGGTGTTAGATGTCAACGAGCTGCGCACTACCACGATCTTCACCCTGTGTGAAGTATTCTGCGATAGGTTCGAGAATGGCGCCATCCTTGATCATTGCCGGGAGACCATCGAGAAACTCCACGACCACCCGGCAACACCGCTCGTACGGGGAGATGCACCCCTCTGGGGGGCGGCGATCGTATACGCGGCCTGCCAGAATGCAGATCTGATCCGGCCGGGAAAGGGCGGTTCTCCCATTGCAAGGTAA
- the ruvC gene encoding crossover junction endodeoxyribonuclease RuvC produces MIVIGIDPGLARTGYGVLSTGGRSPVPLTYGCIETGPDRIHEERLLEIHTRISDLFDEYDPGWVAVERLFFSRNTTSAMQVSEARGVLLLAAAQHGVPIAEYTPNQVKQAVTGSGRADKHQMQEMMRRLLRLEEVPRPDDAADGLAIALCHINMVQLR; encoded by the coding sequence ATGATCGTCATTGGTATCGACCCAGGGCTCGCAAGGACCGGCTACGGTGTCCTCAGCACCGGCGGCAGGTCTCCGGTGCCGCTGACCTACGGCTGCATAGAGACCGGCCCCGACCGCATCCACGAGGAGCGGTTGCTTGAGATCCACACGAGGATCTCCGATCTCTTCGACGAGTACGATCCCGGGTGGGTCGCCGTGGAGCGGCTCTTCTTCTCCAGGAACACCACCTCGGCGATGCAGGTCAGCGAGGCACGCGGCGTCCTCCTCCTCGCCGCGGCACAGCACGGGGTCCCGATTGCCGAGTATACCCCCAACCAGGTCAAACAGGCGGTCACCGGGTCGGGGCGTGCCGATAAACATCAGATGCAGGAGATGATGCGCCGGCTCCTCAGGCTGGAGGAGGTGCCCCGGCCCGACGATGCCGCCGACGGCCTCGCCATCGCCCTCTGCCACATCAATATGGTGCAACTACGATGA
- the ruvA gene encoding Holliday junction branch migration protein RuvA produces MIAQLSGDVISTGDRWVVIDIGGVGYRVQVTGPALETLREAQGRVTVHTHMAVRDDDIRLFGFLHQRERELFTILIGVSGIGPQTAMNILSGIAFEDFAVAILDGDEKTLTRIPGIGKKGAGRLILELKEKMKKHADILAAGRRPTGANDAASALISLGFSPQEAGEAVDAVLPGLPDANVQSLIRAALAYLRERRS; encoded by the coding sequence ATGATAGCCCAACTCTCGGGAGACGTGATATCCACCGGCGACCGGTGGGTGGTGATCGATATCGGCGGCGTCGGCTACCGGGTGCAGGTGACCGGGCCGGCGCTGGAGACCCTCAGGGAGGCGCAGGGCCGCGTCACGGTCCACACCCATATGGCGGTCCGCGACGACGACATCCGACTCTTCGGCTTTCTCCACCAGCGCGAACGGGAACTCTTCACGATCCTGATCGGGGTCTCCGGCATCGGTCCCCAGACCGCCATGAACATCCTCTCCGGGATAGCGTTCGAGGACTTTGCCGTTGCAATCCTCGACGGCGACGAGAAGACGCTCACCCGGATCCCCGGGATCGGGAAGAAAGGTGCAGGGCGCCTGATCCTTGAGTTGAAGGAGAAGATGAAGAAGCATGCGGATATCCTCGCCGCCGGCAGGCGGCCGACCGGGGCCAACGACGCCGCGAGCGCCCTCATATCGCTCGGGTTCTCACCCCAGGAAGCAGGGGAGGCGGTCGATGCCGTCCTCCCGGGTCTCCCTGATGCGAACGTGCAGAGCCTGATCCGCGCTGCTCTTGCATACCTCCGGGAGCGCCGATCATGA
- the ruvB gene encoding Holliday junction branch migration DNA helicase RuvB — MNERIPSPSPLCGEPDDAAIRPARLDEFVGQPQIKEALAIAIAAAKQRGESLDHVLFSGPPGLGKTTLAQIIAREMGAGIRSTTGPVLERPGDLAAQLTALAHGDVLFIDEIHRLNPVVEEILYPAMEDSCIDVMIGEGPGARSVQLPLEEFTLIGATTKVGLLGSPLRDRFGFIFRLNLYEVPDLAKIVERSAGIMQIPITPEGADEIAKRSRGTPRIANRLLRRVRDFATVKGDGRIDGETADRALTMLGIDHLGLDDLDRRILSVIADDFGGGPVGVRTIAISVGEEVRTIEEVYEPYLIQIGFIKRTPQGRETTGAALRHLGGGLR; from the coding sequence ATGAACGAACGCATCCCCTCGCCCTCGCCTCTCTGTGGCGAACCCGATGACGCGGCGATCAGGCCGGCGCGCCTCGACGAGTTCGTGGGCCAGCCGCAGATCAAGGAGGCTCTTGCCATCGCCATCGCCGCCGCAAAACAACGCGGCGAGTCCCTCGACCACGTCCTCTTCTCCGGCCCACCGGGCCTCGGGAAGACGACGCTCGCCCAGATCATCGCGCGCGAGATGGGGGCCGGGATCAGGAGCACCACCGGGCCGGTGCTGGAGCGGCCCGGCGACCTCGCCGCCCAGCTGACCGCCCTCGCTCACGGCGACGTCCTCTTCATCGACGAGATCCATCGCCTCAACCCGGTGGTCGAGGAGATCCTCTACCCGGCGATGGAGGACTCCTGTATCGACGTCATGATCGGCGAAGGGCCGGGTGCACGGTCGGTCCAGCTCCCGCTGGAGGAGTTCACCCTCATCGGCGCCACGACGAAGGTCGGGCTGCTCGGTTCCCCTCTCCGCGACCGGTTCGGGTTCATCTTCCGCCTCAACCTCTACGAAGTTCCCGATCTCGCGAAGATCGTGGAGCGGAGCGCCGGGATCATGCAGATCCCGATCACCCCGGAAGGTGCGGATGAGATAGCAAAACGGAGCCGCGGGACACCCAGGATCGCAAACCGGCTCCTCCGCCGGGTGCGGGACTTCGCCACGGTCAAGGGGGACGGGCGTATCGATGGCGAGACGGCCGACCGCGCCCTGACGATGCTCGGCATCGACCACCTGGGCCTCGACGACCTCGACCGGCGGATCCTCTCGGTCATCGCGGACGATTTCGGCGGCGGGCCGGTGGGCGTCAGGACGATCGCCATATCGGTCGGCGAGGAGGTGCGGACCATCGAAGAGGTCTACGAGCCCTACCTGATCCAGATCGGGTTCATAAAGCGCACGCCCCAGGGGCGGGAGACGACCGGGGCGGCCCTGCGCCACCTCGGAGGCGGTCTCAGATAA